Within Thunnus thynnus chromosome 15, fThuThy2.1, whole genome shotgun sequence, the genomic segment CAAACAGAATGAGAAAGATGGAATACGTtacttattgtgtgtgtgtgtatatacttgTGAAACATCAGACAAAGTCATTGGGTTAAACACACCTTGGCCTAGTCggatttagaatattttcactttctttaAATTCAGTCATTATTCACATGTGTGACGATACAGTCTGCATGAGGGTGATGTATGCACAGCTTTTACAACTGGCAAAGGTTTGTGATTGGATGTCAGTGCCATTGACTTGTTAGCCAGGCCTGTAAAAACTGAAGAACAGATACTTCATTACTCAAGAAAATTAACTTTGACAGCTTGTACAGTTTCTACACCTATACAGCAAGACATTCATAGTTTACAGCAGGCAGAGAAATAGACATTGGTAGAAGTCACATTCAGTGTTCAGTAAATGTGAAGGACTGTTTAACTTAACATGCTATCTGTCTTGTGCAGTACTGAGGAGATCCCACTGAAGATCCTTGCACACAACAACTTTGTAGGAAGATTAATTGGGAAGGAAGGACGCAACCTAAAGAAAATTGAGCAGGACACGGGGACCAAGATCACAATCTCACCGTAAGATTGCTTGACACTCTCCCAAAGTTCACCGATAAATGATGTATTGACACCATTTGTAGTCCTTAGCATAACTTAATAGTAGCTGCTGTGGTATCACAATTTATATTGTCACACAGTTCTTGTTTCTTTGCCCCCTTGTTCTATCCAGTCTCCAGGACCTGACCCTGTACAACCCAGAGCGGACCATCACAATAAAGGGCGCCATTGAGGCATGCGCAAgtgcagaggaggaggtgatgaagAAGATCAGGGAATCGTATGAGAGCGACATGGCTGCTATGAATGTAAGTGTTCGTTACACCAAGGACTAAAATGAATTCTCCAGGAAATGCGGAGTGTGACTTCTCTAATTTTTAATCTTAAGTATGTGGTGGTAAACCTACGTGTTTCCCTCAACTAATTGTCTCAAAAGTGACAGCAGACAGTCTGCAATAGTGGAGTATTTCCTGAAGGTGAAagtttacatacatgcaaaccacataatgaaaaaagaaaggaaatcaGGTAATAGTGGTTACATGCACAACAGTGATCTGAAAACACTACCACCTTCGCATATGTGTTTATAAATATACACACTTAAAAATGACTTATAGAAATCATGGTTTTCCTGCAGCATGTGCTGACCAGGTTTCTCTTAATCACTTCTTATGAGTAGAACGATTTTCAGTTTATATGAAATTTTAGATATTCGGGAATGTGAATATTGAGATTACTTAAACTTTTCTGTGACGCAATCCCATCTCAACTTTTGGCACTGAGCTTACAGTGGCTACTTTAAGCAGAGGATGTATCAACTGTACCTGACAGATGAGCTTATTACACAGTGGTCATGTTTATGAAGTGCACATAATAAATGTATCACTTAAGAAGTGTGGTaggaaaaaaatgcatcaaGAAACTGGAAGCACAGTCTCACATTTGGATATATTTTCCTGTCTCTTACAAACCTCTCGGCTAGAATCAAGCTGAagtgatttttatatttcagttctATCTGATGTCCTTATTTGTTACATAAGTTTTGATACCAGTCGTCTGAGGAGTTTTCCTTCCCCAAAATGGTCACTgtggggttttgttttttttctgagcataTTATAAGCCAATTCCCTCCTTGCAAAAGTTTATTTTCTTCCCAACTTTTCCTAAAGGTTACCTAACCATACTATAATGTGCAGCTATTAAAAGATGGCAAGTTTTATGATTTACACTTGTTCACTTTCTGAGCTGAAGTGTACCTCTTCTCTAGTTGAAAATGTATacttaaatcttaaaatgtggAGATGAAATAGGACTAAACCCTTCAGTGAGACTCTACTGAGCTCCATATTCTAGATATACATGtctttttgttaaatattattTCAGATAAGAGGTGTTAAGGGGTATCTGTAATCTGCTGTGTATGTTGTGTTGATGaaaattttctcatttctctccaGCTCCAGTCAAACCTGATTCCAGGTTTGAACCTGAACGCTCTGGGTTTGTTCCCCAGCGGAACACCAGGCATGGGTCCCTCCATGTCCAGTGTCCCACCTCCTGGAGCCCACGCTGGATGCTCATCATTTGGAGTAAGTGACAGTCTCCTTGTCACATGCTATACAGTAGCTTGCCCCTTTACACTACCATTACCAAGAACTGGTTGTGTTTTCTAATTTTAAACTTGCTTCTACTCTTGGGTCAGGCCAGTGAAAACtataatttattaaaacaaaatcagatATTTAGTCTTTAGCAACTCagtttcatgtttctttttcccTTTAGTGCAGTCCTTATGGGGGTGAGGGGCCATTTTGGGCTTCTATGCTGTCGGCGAGCAGCCAGCCCCTTGCTGTAAGTCACCCGTCCCAAAGTGCTTTGCACGGCTTGTGGCGGCTCGCAGCAGGACAAGATGGCAGGGTTTGCTACAGTTCTTCTCCAGCTGCCCCTTGATTTCTGACCTTTAGGCAGGCCCTAATCTGTGTGCAATTTTAATCTCGGGGAAACATAAATCCTGGAGGGCAACAGCAGCTTGGCTACCAGTTGTATTTTAGTTGAGTTTCACCAcatgttttacagtgttatttCTAACAAATAGGAGGCATTTCCACTTGTTTAGGAAGGTGAATGTTTTCTGAACAGCCAGTAAAACATTCTCAGCGCTAAAAGCCCTTCTCCAGATTTGGAGGCTGCCAAAGCAAGTTGTTAGTGTGCCCTCAGCTGACATATTGACTGGAATGTTGGGCTCAATCCTAAATCAACAGCGGTACTTGTTGTTCCCCTTTGACGATGCAACCACCTCCTTTTCCAGAGCTCATGTCAAtcactcactcaaacacaaatgaTGTGCTGTTGCAAACTGCTACAGCACAAGGCAGTTCTAATAGGACTCTTCTGCGTAATGTCAAAAAATGAGCTTCATGTACacctgagggtttttttttttttttttttttttttttttttgattgacgTACTAAACTGATGCATGTGGCAAACTGAgattgtggcttttttttttttttaatacactgAAACTGAGAATCTATTTGCTAAATATATTTGATATAGATTTTGACACTGTGATCTAAGCAgtataaaactaaaaatgtattgCAACATTTACGTTTGTATTACTGCATTGCAGATATGCCACTTCTGGCCATTTGGTGATTTCAAGTGGAGGTTGTGAGCTCCAATGTAGCTTAAAGAATTTAACAGCTTTGCTAGATCCACAGTCTGCATTTGCGCATTGGTGGCTGGAGTTGAGCAAGTGGTCTTCAGTTGCTGTTTGTGTGATCGCCTCCTGGTCACACTAGTACTAATGTGCTTATACCCAGCAGGGACACCCAGAGTCGGAGACAGTTCACCTGTTCATCCCTGCGCTTGCAGTGGGAGCCATCATTGGAAAACAGGGTCAACACATCAAACAGCTGTCACACTTTGCCGGAGCCTCAATCAAGGTGAGTGATGGACAGTCAGTGAAGTTCTGAATCTCAATGATAACCTGTCAGTGCCagattgctgttttttttttttttgtttgttttttcttttttaatgctGGCTGCCTGCCCTCCTTCAGATTGCCCCCGCAGAAGGGATGGATGCCAAACAGAGGATGGTCATTATCGTTGGACCACCAGAGGCTCAGTTTAAGGTGTTGTACCTTCACATGAAATATTGTTGATAGAAATAAACGAATGGAACCACATTGTTAAATTTCACAGTAGCAACTGTTGGCGAGGTCTTAATTTTGCAGTCAGTGTGTTCTCATTTCATCTACTGTTTTCATCAGTAGTATCTTGCTGGCTCTTTACAGCCAGAACTGAAATAAGTTTTTCTTAAGCTGCACTTTTGAAATGAGACATTTTTCCccaggaaaaaaagagcaaaagtaATTGGTATTCTAACGTGTTCGGCTGCAGGCTCAGTGTCGCATTTTTGGCAAGCTGAAGGAAGAGAATTTCTTTGGACCCAAAGAGGAGGTGAAGCTGGAGGCTCACATCAAGGTTCCCTCCTTTGCTGCTGGACGGGTCATCGGAAAGGGTGGAAAAACGGTAAATAAGGAGACTGATCAGTGCTTGAAATTTGGAAAGCTATCTTGGCACGAACCTCAAGTTTGTtccaacaaataaaaaatgaagccGTTAAGTAATGATCTCATCCagtttattattctttttcatCTTGATCTCTCAATTTTGGCTGCAGGTAAACGAGCTGCAGAACCTGACCTGTGCAGAAGTGGTGGTGCCCAGGGACCAGACGCCTGACGAGAATGATCAGGTCATAGTCAAGATCAGCGGCCACTTCTTTGCATGCCAGGTGGGTCTCGCAAAGAAAACCGACATGTACAGTATCTCAGGAAGTCAAAAGCTGGGTCTGATCTCCCAAAAGGCACATGATTAAGTATtagtctttctctgtctctgtataaTCAAATAAAGGTCCTAGCAGTAAGATACTTGTGGGCAAACACAGTGCTTAGTGTCTGCTTTTAATCGCAGTCATACAATCTCTcataagtcatttttaagcaggACCATGTAAGGTTTGCCAGGGCAAAGTCTATACAGACTGAGTCATATCCCAACTGAACTGATCTTATGAAAATCCAACTATTTAAACATTGGCCATCTTAATTTAATTGAAGAAAGTCTTGTAGTTGTCCAGTACATGCTGAAAAAAAGCATGGACTGAGCATAAGGCATCACTTGAGGATATCACGGGATCCCTTCATAGGACTCTTAACTTTGTGCTATAATCTGGTTTTAACACACCCCTTTTCTCCCCATGTCGTCTAGCTGGCCCAGAGGAAGATTCAGGAGATCCTAGCCCAGGTGAGGAGGCAGCAACAGCCTAAGCCCACATCTGGAGCCCAACCTCCACTGCCCCGCAGGAAGTAAAGATCTAGCGGAGGAATGGTGACTGAATCTGCCAGAAGACTAGACAGTTGGATAGATGCAGCAGAGTCCAGGGGGAGAAGAAGACAAGGGGTTGTAATGCTCATCTCAGGGGTCAGAGGTTATCAGAACCCAACCAAACATCCACCCCTCCTTGTCTTACTTGAGCTTTCAAGTGTGGCTAAGAGACTCTACACCTCTAAACCCCCACCCACCTTACCTCTCTGCATCTCTGTGAGAATGTACTTTTGAGGGCTCCCAACGTCACCTGCCCTCACATGTGCGCACCCCTCGAccgctctcctcctccccccacgGGTGTgttcaaaaattatttttttcctctttttacactagaaacacaaagaagaaataaGGATCCCCCTCCTATCACCTCTTTGGTGTGGTACTTCAAACCTGACAAGATGTTTTTGGTTGACTTCAGATTTAGTtgacactttttctttttttttcagtgttcaaTTGGTTGATGAAGCTTTCTCATGAGTTTTCTGTGGAAAGGAAAAGGCATTGCTATCAAGGTCCTGGTCGGACCAACAGAGAGGTTTATTTGGGGGGAGGGTTGGCTCAGGTTGGTTGGGCCATGTTTAGGGGAAAGATTCTTGTTTCAGGACAGGACCCCTGAAAGGGTGGATTATATTGGGCGTCCTGCCCTTGTAATGATAGTGGCATTTTATAAATTCGGATGCATTTTATAGATAGACCTATATACATAGATGAATATATATTTAGAGGTGAGGGCAGCGCCATGACTGACACTTAGGGAAACGGTGCCGAACTGCTGCTGCCCAGGAAAACCAATTTAATATGCATTTTACTTAACTACCTCAGGATCTAGTACctcagaagagaaaagaaaatgattatatatatatgaaaaaatgttcctttcttttttattttgcttttgtgGTATTTTGTATACTTTATAAAGCTGATAgtctttgaacatttttatttttttaagaaaatttaaaatttgGTCAGCTGCCAACTGACCTTCCTTCAACTCTGGTGCTTTAGGTGGCattgtacat encodes:
- the igf2bp3 gene encoding insulin-like growth factor 2 mRNA-binding protein 3 isoform X1, which encodes MNKLYIGNVSAEASEEDFETIFEQWKIPHSGPFLVKTGYAFVDCPDEKAAMKAIDVLSGKVELHGKVLEVEHSVPKRQRSCKLQIRNIPPHMQWEVLDSMLAQYGAVESCEQVNTDTETAVVNVRYAAKDQARLAMEKLNGSMMENYALKVSYIPDETAAPEGPSPGGRRGFNARGPPRSSSPGLGARPKVQSDIPLRVLVPTQFVGAIIGKEGATIRNITKQTHSKIDIHRKENAGAAEKPITIHSTPEGCSNACRTIMEIMQKEALDTKFTEEIPLKILAHNNFVGRLIGKEGRNLKKIEQDTGTKITISPLQDLTLYNPERTITIKGAIEACASAEEEVMKKIRESYESDMAAMNLQSNLIPGLNLNALGLFPSGTPGMGPSMSSVPPPGAHAGCSSFGCSPYGGEGPFWASMLSASSQPLAQGHPESETVHLFIPALAVGAIIGKQGQHIKQLSHFAGASIKIAPAEGMDAKQRMVIIVGPPEAQFKAQCRIFGKLKEENFFGPKEEVKLEAHIKVPSFAAGRVIGKGGKTVNELQNLTCAEVVVPRDQTPDENDQVIVKISGHFFACQLAQRKIQEILAQVRRQQQPKPTSGAQPPLPRRK
- the igf2bp3 gene encoding insulin-like growth factor 2 mRNA-binding protein 3 isoform X3 — translated: MNKLYIGNVSAEASEEDFETIFEQWKIPHSGPFLVKTGYAFVDCPDEKAAMKAIDVLSGKVELHGKVLEVEHSVPKRQRSCKLQIRNIPPHMQWEVLDSMLAQYGAVESCEQVNTDTETAVVNVRYAAKDQARLAMEKLNGSMMENYALKVSYIPDETAAPEGPSPGGRRGFNARGPPRSSSPGLGARPKVQSDIPLRVLVPTQFVGAIIGKEGATIRNITKQTHSKIDIHRKENAGAAEKPITIHSTPEGCSNACRTIMEIMQKEALDTKFTEEIPLKILAHNNFVGRLIGKEGRNLKKIEQDTGTKITISPLQDLTLYNPERTITIKGAIEACASAEEEVMKKIRESYESDMAAMNLQSNLIPGLNLNALGLFPSGTPGMGPSMSSVPPPGAHAGCSSFGQGHPESETVHLFIPALAVGAIIGKQGQHIKQLSHFAGASIKIAPAEGMDAKQRMVIIVGPPEAQFKAQCRIFGKLKEENFFGPKEEVKLEAHIKVPSFAAGRVIGKGGKTVNELQNLTCAEVVVPRDQTPDENDQVIVKISGHFFACQLAQRKIQEILAQVRRQQQPKPTSGAQPPLPRRK
- the igf2bp3 gene encoding insulin-like growth factor 2 mRNA-binding protein 3 isoform X4, translating into MNKLYIGNVSAEASEEDFETIFEQWKIPHSGPFLVKTGYAFVDCPDEKAAMKAIDVLSGKVELHGKVLEVEHSVPKRQRSCKLQIRNIPPHMQWEVLDSMLAQYGAVESCEQVNTDTETAVVNVRYAAKDQARLAMEKLNGSMMENYALKVSYIPDETAAPEGPSPGGRRGFNARGPPRSSSPGLGARPKVQSDIPLRVLVPTQFVGAIIGKEGATIRNITKQTHSKIDIHRKENAGAAEKPITIHSTPEGCSNACRTIMEIMQKEALDTKFTEEIPLKILAHNNFVGRLIGKEGRNLKKIEQDTGTKITISPLQDLTLYNPERTITIKGAIEACASAEEEVMKKIRESYESDMAAMNLQSNLIPGLNLNALGLFPSGTPGMGPSMSSVPPPGAHAGCSSFGGHPESETVHLFIPALAVGAIIGKQGQHIKQLSHFAGASIKIAPAEGMDAKQRMVIIVGPPEAQFKAQCRIFGKLKEENFFGPKEEVKLEAHIKVPSFAAGRVIGKGGKTVNELQNLTCAEVVVPRDQTPDENDQVIVKISGHFFACQLAQRKIQEILAQVRRQQQPKPTSGAQPPLPRRK
- the igf2bp3 gene encoding insulin-like growth factor 2 mRNA-binding protein 3 isoform X2 gives rise to the protein MNKLYIGNVSAEASEEDFETIFEQWKIPHSGPFLVKTGYAFVDCPDEKAAMKAIDVLSGKVELHGKVLEVEHSVPKRQRSCKLQIRNIPPHMQWEVLDSMLAQYGAVESCEQVNTDTETAVVNVRYAAKDQARLAMEKLNGSMMENYALKVSYIPDETAAPEGPSPGGRRGFNARGPPRSSSPGLGARPKVQSDIPLRVLVPTQFVGAIIGKEGATIRNITKQTHSKIDIHRKENAGAAEKPITIHSTPEGCSNACRTIMEIMQKEALDTKFTEEIPLKILAHNNFVGRLIGKEGRNLKKIEQDTGTKITISPLQDLTLYNPERTITIKGAIEACASAEEEVMKKIRESYESDMAAMNLQSNLIPGLNLNALGLFPSGTPGMGPSMSSVPPPGAHAGCSSFGCSPYGGEGPFWASMLSASSQPLAGHPESETVHLFIPALAVGAIIGKQGQHIKQLSHFAGASIKIAPAEGMDAKQRMVIIVGPPEAQFKAQCRIFGKLKEENFFGPKEEVKLEAHIKVPSFAAGRVIGKGGKTVNELQNLTCAEVVVPRDQTPDENDQVIVKISGHFFACQLAQRKIQEILAQVRRQQQPKPTSGAQPPLPRRK